AACATCTCAGATAATATTTTCGTTGAAATCGGTTTAACGAATAACTCATTGACTATAAAAAACGTGAGTTCTACCTCAACTATTACTGTAATAGCAAACTGGCAAGTAATAGAATTTTATTAGGGTGGTGGGGAAATGTTTAGATACGCACAATTAGATGCTACAAATGTTGTAGTTGGTATAAGTCAATTAAGTGGTGAAGTAGCTGCCAATAATATGATTTTCATAGCAGATAAAGAGGTTGCGTTAGGTAGTTTGTACAATCGAGAAACAGGCGAATTTACGGCACCTATCATTCCAGAGCCTATTCCTGTCGAACCTCAGCCAACATTAGAAGAAATGCAGGTACAAACGTTATTAAACACTGAAATGTTATTACTACAAAAAGAAATTGGATTATAGGAGGAATAAGCATGATTTACAAAGCAGCCAAAATTGTTATTAATTCAGGGAACTATATTTACGAATCGTTAGAGTCGGATTTAAGTTTATTTTTGATGATGAAGAAAATTTCACAAGAACAGTATGTGGAACTAATTACTATAATGGATGAGCATAAAACGCAAGCAGATGCTTAGCGTTATTTTTATTGTCTTAACCAGATAATTAACATGACCATTAACATTCGTCAGTATTGCACTTACTTAAATTGATTTATAATTAACGGCGGGGAAATAAGTTTAATAATCTATCGCTGACGGATCGCCGTGTGCGGTGAAAGCCGCCTGCCCGGTGAAGGCTCGTTATAAAACCGATATATAGAGAAGGTATAAGACGAGAATAGCAACGTAAATGTAAACGCGGTTCCATTAACTATAGGTTCTAGTTCTAGTATCCACCAGGTAGTAAGGTCTACACCTTTTGTATTTAGTTTTAATGATGATTTGGCTTGGAGAGCTGCATTTACGAGCTTCACGTTTACTCATAATATGTATGGATCTAATGTCTTTGATTACACAAATGAGGCAAAATTTACCAACGGACAACTTGAGTTTCTAAATCGTAGGTTCCTTCAAGATGGAACTTGGATAATAACTATTAAAGCTACAGGGTACCCAGATACAATTGTCACGGTTATTTCAGGCCTATAATGGTGAGTTAATTTAGTATTAATTAGTTTTATTGCACTCTCTATTGAGGGTGCTTTTACTATAATGATAAACATTTGTCCCATATTGTTCAGTAACAAAGTAAACGCAAGTATAGGCTGAGCGTTATTTTTTTGTCTTATTTTAGAGGAAATCCTTTCCTTTTGTCGAATTAAAGGTGAGGAAAGGGCGGTTTTAATAATGAATAAAAAAAAGAAAGAGTTAATAAAAAAATTAAGTACAGATGCTTTAGAGGATTTAAAACTATTAAACGAAGAGTTTGAGCAAATTAAATCAAAGGGCAATAAGAAAAAGAATAGAAAACTTGAGGAAATGGGTTTTATCGGAGACTATGAATTAGAAAGTCTGTATGAAAAACGCAAAGATAGAAAATACGCCGCATTAACTGTCGAATTGTACGCTCTAGTAGAACAACTCTTGAAAGACATATATAAAGTGGTTAAACCAGGGGATAAATATAAAAATAGTTCTAAAAAAAATGTGATTCTTGATTTAGAGGAAAAACTTAAGGGGAATTTCACATTTGAAAATAACACTCAATTGTTAGCAAATTTACGATCGCATGTTGTACATGTTGATTTTTCATTAAAAAAAGCGAGATTAATATTTGATAAAAGTTCAAAATCTAATAAAAAATTGTTTAAAAAATTGTTAAATGAAGTGGAAAACTATATAACAAAAAATTTAGATTGTTAATAAACTTTTTTGGATATAGATTGTTTTTTAGCTATGAGGGTATCGATATTCAGTGACGTAACTGGTTCTCGATGCTTCTCATAGCTTTTTAATTTTAATTGAATAGGGCAAAGGATTGGTGATGGAATGGATGTAGCTGCAGTAAATGAAATTGCTACAAGCCAAGCGGTATGGGCGATAGCTTGTTTAATTATAGCGTTTGGGGCATTTCGCTATTTAATTAGCAAAAATGATAATCTAATGAACCGAGCAGAAGAACGCGAAAACAAATTAATGGACCACTTAGAACGGTCTAATGAATCCCAGGAAAGAACAGCAATCGCACTAGAAGGTATGAACCGATCGCTGAACGTATTAGAAGGTCGTGTAGACCGTATTGAAAAACACTCACTTAAAAACAAAAACACTGAAAAGGATGATGAATAATGGATTTAACAAACATTTTTATGATTGCAATGGTGATGGTAGCTATCGTATTAGCTGTTTCGGAGGTACTGAAAAAGACATTTAAAATTAATACGCAATACATGCCAATCACATCCGTTGTGATTGGTATTTTTATTGGCATAGTTTGTTGGCCGTTATCAGAGTATCCAGCATACGTCATGTTGATGGCTGGCTTTGTGGCTGGTCTAACAGCTTCGGGAACTTTTGATTTACTAAAGGCTGCTAAAAAAGAAGGTGAGCAATAATGGCTTACGTTTTTAAACAAAACTTATTGTCATCTAGTAAGTATTCAATAAAATCGCCTTACACAATGACACCTCAGTATATTACAGTTCATAATAC
The genomic region above belongs to Lysinibacillus sp. FSL W8-0992 and contains:
- a CDS encoding hemoblobin-interacting domain-containing protein, translated to MHQVVRSTPFVFSFNDDLAWRAAFTSFTFTHNMYGSNVFDYTNEAKFTNGQLEFLNRRFLQDGTWIITIKATGYPDTIVTVISGL
- a CDS encoding nucleoside-diphosphate sugar epimerase codes for the protein MNKKKKELIKKLSTDALEDLKLLNEEFEQIKSKGNKKKNRKLEEMGFIGDYELESLYEKRKDRKYAALTVELYALVEQLLKDIYKVVKPGDKYKNSSKKNVILDLEEKLKGNFTFENNTQLLANLRSHVVHVDFSLKKARLIFDKSSKSNKKLFKKLLNEVENYITKNLDC
- a CDS encoding holin, whose protein sequence is MDLTNIFMIAMVMVAIVLAVSEVLKKTFKINTQYMPITSVVIGIFIGIVCWPLSEYPAYVMLMAGFVAGLTASGTFDLLKAAKKEGEQ